The proteins below are encoded in one region of Micromonospora yangpuensis:
- a CDS encoding patatin-like phospholipase family protein — MRGGPVAFVLGGGGVLGAVEVGMLRALFRAGIRPDLVLGTSIGAVNGALVAADPTEAVTDRLVRLWASPEASEVYGDSVARQLRRFAARTHLHSPRPLRRLLESELGEDATFADLRVPFRCCAANIERAAEYWFDRGPLVPAVLASASVPGLLPPMVIDGQHYIDGGIVNSIPIGEAVAAGAGRIFVLQVGRIERALTPPRRPWEVAQVAFEIARRHRFAREMAALPADVEVHVLPTGGLEPRDDTPWAYRDMAAVGRRISRAYTASRRYLAELER; from the coding sequence ATGCGTGGTGGTCCGGTGGCGTTCGTACTCGGTGGTGGGGGTGTGCTCGGCGCCGTCGAGGTCGGCATGCTGCGTGCCCTGTTCCGCGCCGGGATCCGACCCGACCTGGTGCTCGGCACCTCGATCGGCGCGGTCAACGGCGCGCTGGTCGCCGCCGACCCGACCGAGGCGGTCACCGACCGGTTGGTACGGCTCTGGGCCTCCCCCGAGGCCAGCGAGGTGTACGGCGACTCGGTGGCCCGCCAGCTACGCCGGTTCGCCGCCCGGACCCACCTGCACTCGCCCCGACCGCTGCGTCGGCTGCTGGAGTCCGAACTGGGGGAGGACGCCACCTTCGCCGATCTGCGGGTGCCCTTCCGGTGCTGCGCGGCCAACATCGAACGCGCCGCCGAGTACTGGTTCGACCGGGGGCCGTTGGTGCCGGCGGTGCTCGCCTCGGCTTCCGTGCCGGGGCTGCTGCCACCCATGGTGATCGACGGTCAGCACTACATCGACGGGGGGATCGTCAACTCGATCCCGATCGGCGAGGCGGTCGCGGCCGGGGCCGGGCGGATCTTCGTACTCCAGGTGGGGCGGATCGAGCGGGCGTTGACCCCGCCCCGGCGGCCCTGGGAGGTCGCCCAGGTCGCGTTCGAGATCGCCCGCCGGCACCGGTTCGCCCGCGAGATGGCCGCCCTCCCCGCCGACGTGGAGGTGCACGTGCTGCCCACGGGCGGGTTGGAGCCCCGGGACGACACCCCGTGGGCGTACCGGGACATGGCGGCGGTGGGGCGGCGGATCAGCCGCGCCTACACCGCGTCCCGACGCTACCTG
- a CDS encoding serine/threonine-protein kinase — MAALHAGRLLARRYRLVDQIGSGGMSVIWRARDEVLDRIVALKVLAPSLAADTRFRDMVRVEARAAAQLVHPHVTAVHDYGETLAPDGSITSFVVMELLTGEELEDRLADGPLPWPEAVEIAAQVADALAAAHRLGIVHRDITPANVMMTRVGAKVLDFGIATQVGAPDEDEDGGTFGTPAYVAPERLDGAAAQPATDVYSLGVLLYETLTGRVPYPADTWEELSAALAQERPPAPLDVPGLPTEVARTCLRCLARDPHDRPTATQLATVLRDQLLPADPQAATMLSPTVTLPAIVVSPERPGPPAPAGRAEPVPVVTAGGAATGAGGRLDGATGAGGRVDDHAELDRGPRGRPGRWAVPVLVGTVVVAAFAALLLQLSDRGATPPPHALPTTQPVEPAPPAPKPSRSPTSAAPSPRAYSPPPPSPPSRRTPTSAPPTTRTPSASVVDAATRVDELIDSGVASGDIRDDVGTDLRNLLHNLDPGNGPEALADSVAQVRSKVAERRREGSITPVYARQLDAAIAELTTAPL, encoded by the coding sequence ATGGCAGCACTGCACGCCGGCAGACTACTGGCCCGCAGGTACCGGCTCGTGGACCAGATCGGGTCCGGCGGAATGTCGGTCATCTGGCGTGCCCGGGACGAGGTGCTGGACCGGATCGTCGCCCTCAAGGTGCTCGCGCCGTCACTCGCCGCCGACACCCGCTTCCGGGACATGGTCCGGGTGGAGGCCCGCGCCGCCGCCCAACTGGTGCACCCGCACGTCACCGCGGTGCACGACTACGGCGAGACGTTGGCCCCGGACGGTTCCATCACCTCGTTCGTGGTGATGGAACTGCTCACCGGGGAGGAGCTGGAGGACCGGCTCGCCGACGGGCCGTTGCCCTGGCCTGAGGCGGTCGAGATCGCCGCCCAGGTGGCCGACGCGTTGGCCGCGGCCCACCGGCTCGGCATCGTGCACCGCGACATCACCCCGGCCAACGTGATGATGACCCGGGTGGGTGCCAAGGTGCTCGACTTCGGCATCGCCACCCAGGTCGGTGCCCCGGACGAGGACGAGGACGGCGGCACCTTCGGCACCCCGGCCTACGTGGCGCCGGAACGACTGGACGGCGCGGCGGCCCAGCCGGCCACCGACGTCTACTCCCTCGGCGTACTGCTGTACGAGACGCTCACCGGCCGGGTGCCGTACCCCGCCGACACCTGGGAGGAGCTCAGCGCGGCACTGGCCCAGGAGCGTCCACCGGCACCGCTCGACGTGCCCGGCCTCCCGACGGAGGTGGCCCGGACCTGCCTGCGGTGTCTGGCCCGGGATCCCCACGACCGGCCGACCGCCACCCAGCTGGCCACCGTGCTGCGCGACCAGTTGCTGCCCGCCGACCCGCAGGCCGCCACGATGCTGTCCCCCACCGTCACGCTCCCCGCGATCGTCGTGTCCCCGGAGCGGCCCGGTCCGCCGGCGCCAGCCGGCCGGGCCGAACCGGTCCCGGTCGTGACGGCCGGTGGGGCCGCCACCGGGGCCGGTGGCCGGCTCGACGGCGCCACCGGGGCCGGCGGCCGAGTCGACGACCACGCGGAGCTCGATCGCGGGCCGCGTGGACGGCCCGGCCGGTGGGCGGTCCCGGTGCTGGTCGGGACGGTGGTGGTGGCCGCCTTCGCGGCCCTGCTCCTGCAGCTGTCCGACCGGGGAGCGACCCCGCCGCCGCACGCCCTGCCGACCACCCAGCCGGTCGAGCCGGCCCCACCGGCACCGAAGCCCAGCCGGTCGCCGACCTCCGCCGCGCCGTCCCCCCGCGCGTACAGCCCGCCACCGCCCTCGCCGCCCAGCCGCCGGACGCCCACCTCCGCGCCGCCGACCACCCGGACCCCCTCGGCGAGCGTGGTGGACGCGGCGACCCGGGTCGACGAGCTGATCGACTCGGGGGTGGCCTCCGGCGACATCCGGGACGACGTCGGCACCGACCTGCGCAACCTGCTGCACAACCTCGACCCCGGTAACGGGCCGGAGGCGCTGGCCGACTCGGTGGCCCAGGTCCGCAGCAAGGTGGCGGAACGCCGACGCGAGGGCAGCATCACCCCGGTGTACGCCCGCCAACTCGACGCCGCCATCGCCGAGCTGACCACCGCCCCGCTCTGA
- a CDS encoding glycosyltransferase family 4 protein, translated as MVVPPWLSVPPPGYGGLEQVVSSLVEALAEQGHAVTLFGAGEHHGTPAEFVSTAELQFDRLGESLPELAHLARVNQLVTAADFDVVHDHSTIGPLVAGRRAVPTIATVHGNPVGEYGQVLSDTDHGVGLVAISHAQRRSNPGLPWVGTVHNAVDVADIPRKRNPGRGPVLWLARFSPDKGPELAIQACRAVGLPLILAGKCNEPAEHRYYEEVVEPLLGPDVTVVFNADRAATLRLLVDSRCLIMPIRWAEPFGMVMVEAMATGTPVVALDRGAVPELVRSGLTGIVCASPAELPEALRAAERIDPAACRAHVEENFSAGRMALGYETVYRLMIDSAPVRSAARSVRADAMSWKPS; from the coding sequence ATGGTGGTGCCGCCCTGGCTCTCCGTCCCCCCGCCCGGTTACGGCGGCCTGGAACAGGTGGTCAGTTCCCTGGTGGAGGCCCTGGCCGAGCAGGGGCACGCGGTGACGCTCTTCGGCGCCGGTGAGCACCACGGGACGCCGGCGGAGTTCGTCTCCACCGCGGAGCTGCAGTTCGACCGGCTCGGCGAGTCGCTGCCCGAACTGGCCCACCTGGCCCGGGTCAACCAGCTGGTCACGGCGGCCGACTTCGACGTGGTCCACGACCACAGCACGATCGGCCCGCTGGTCGCCGGCCGGCGGGCGGTGCCGACGATCGCGACCGTGCACGGCAATCCGGTCGGCGAGTACGGCCAGGTGCTCAGCGACACCGACCACGGGGTCGGTCTGGTCGCCATCTCACACGCCCAACGGCGTTCGAACCCCGGCCTGCCCTGGGTCGGCACCGTGCACAACGCGGTGGACGTCGCGGACATCCCCCGTAAGCGGAACCCGGGGCGCGGGCCGGTGCTCTGGTTGGCGCGGTTCAGCCCGGACAAGGGCCCGGAGCTGGCCATCCAGGCGTGCCGGGCGGTCGGCCTGCCGCTGATCCTCGCCGGCAAGTGCAACGAGCCGGCCGAACACCGGTACTACGAGGAGGTGGTCGAGCCGTTGCTCGGCCCCGACGTGACCGTGGTGTTCAACGCCGACCGGGCGGCGACGCTGCGGCTGCTTGTCGACTCCCGCTGCCTGATCATGCCGATCCGGTGGGCGGAGCCGTTCGGCATGGTGATGGTGGAGGCGATGGCCACCGGTACGCCGGTGGTGGCCCTCGACCGGGGTGCCGTGCCCGAGCTGGTCAGGTCGGGGCTGACCGGGATCGTCTGCGCGAGCCCGGCCGAGCTGCCCGAGGCGTTGCGTGCGGCCGAACGCATCGACCCGGCGGCCTGCCGGGCCCACGTGGAGGAGAACTTCTCCGCCGGGCGGATGGCGCTCGGCTACGAGACGGTCTACCGGCTGATGATCGACTCGGCGCCGGTGCGGTCGGCGGCCCGGTCGGTGCGGGCGGACGCGATGTCCTGGAAACCGAGCTGA
- a CDS encoding trypsin-like peptidase domain-containing protein produces the protein MTEYESDPQRRPAPADAESSPHSAELPRVEHGHSDRAASAAGPPSPSYPPSGQPGANPGGPWQSGQHAGWARPEQSGAPGRPESTGPGQVASQSGYGQAGPVAPQSGAAGYGEASAAPQSGPAGYGQGGAASQSGPPSYGQSGPPGYGQPGTPGYGQPYGQSGPPGYGQPGGPPYGQPVPPWAQAPRAGRVAKFVGAGVLVFALMLGSGVAGGVLALALDGNTGITRTYSAAPVIDSADLPKIAASVQDSVVSIATDSGEGSGVILTADGFVLTNNHVVASGSAGSVRVIFADGKTADAQVVGTDPKTDLAVVKATGVSDLKAAKLGDSDAMQVGDQVLALGSPLGLQGSVTSGILSARDRTIQAGGQQQDPQQGVSSISGLLQTDAPINPGNSGGALVNTRGEVIGINTAIATSGQSTGNIGVGFAIPSNKAKDVAGKLQRGEKISHPSLGVSVTRGENGGAVVSSVLPGSAAEQAGLQRGDVITRFGDKTVNDSNDLVGAVQASKVGDRVEVRYQRGGNESTVTVTLTES, from the coding sequence ATGACCGAGTACGAGTCCGACCCGCAGCGGCGGCCGGCTCCCGCCGACGCCGAGTCGTCGCCCCACTCTGCCGAGCTGCCCCGTGTCGAGCACGGGCACTCCGACCGCGCGGCCTCCGCCGCCGGTCCGCCGTCCCCGTCGTACCCGCCGTCCGGCCAGCCCGGGGCGAACCCGGGTGGGCCCTGGCAGTCCGGCCAGCACGCCGGCTGGGCCCGCCCCGAGCAGTCCGGCGCCCCCGGCCGGCCCGAGTCCACCGGCCCCGGCCAGGTCGCGTCGCAGTCGGGTTACGGCCAGGCCGGCCCGGTCGCGCCGCAGTCCGGTGCCGCCGGCTACGGCGAGGCCAGTGCCGCTCCCCAGTCCGGTCCCGCCGGCTACGGCCAGGGCGGTGCCGCTTCCCAGTCCGGTCCGCCCAGCTACGGCCAGTCGGGTCCGCCCGGCTACGGCCAGCCCGGCACCCCGGGGTACGGCCAGCCCTACGGCCAGTCCGGTCCGCCCGGGTACGGTCAGCCGGGTGGTCCGCCCTACGGCCAGCCGGTGCCGCCGTGGGCCCAGGCGCCCCGGGCCGGCCGGGTGGCGAAGTTCGTCGGCGCGGGTGTCCTGGTCTTCGCCCTGATGCTGGGTTCCGGGGTCGCCGGCGGCGTGCTCGCCCTGGCGCTCGACGGCAACACCGGTATCACCCGTACCTACTCCGCCGCCCCCGTGATCGACAGCGCGGACCTGCCCAAGATCGCCGCCTCGGTGCAGGACAGCGTGGTGTCCATCGCCACCGACAGTGGTGAGGGCTCCGGGGTCATCCTGACCGCCGACGGCTTCGTGCTCACCAACAACCACGTGGTCGCCTCCGGCTCGGCCGGCAGCGTCCGGGTGATCTTCGCCGACGGCAAGACCGCCGACGCGCAGGTGGTGGGGACCGACCCGAAGACCGACCTGGCGGTGGTGAAGGCCACCGGGGTCAGCGACCTGAAGGCGGCGAAGCTCGGCGACAGCGACGCGATGCAGGTAGGTGACCAGGTGCTCGCCCTGGGCAGCCCGTTGGGTCTGCAGGGCTCGGTCACCTCCGGCATCCTCAGCGCCCGGGACCGCACCATCCAGGCCGGCGGCCAGCAGCAGGACCCGCAGCAGGGGGTCTCCTCGATCTCCGGCCTGCTCCAGACCGACGCCCCGATCAACCCGGGGAACTCGGGCGGGGCGCTGGTCAACACCCGCGGCGAGGTGATCGGCATCAACACCGCGATCGCCACCTCCGGGCAGAGCACCGGCAACATCGGGGTCGGCTTCGCCATCCCGAGCAACAAGGCCAAGGACGTGGCCGGCAAGCTCCAGCGCGGCGAGAAGATCAGCCATCCGAGCCTCGGGGTGAGCGTGACCCGGGGTGAGAACGGCGGCGCGGTGGTGTCGTCGGTGCTGCCGGGCAGCGCCGCCGAGCAGGCCGGTCTGCAGCGGGGGGACGTGATCACCCGCTTCGGTGACAAGACGGTCAACGACTCCAACGACCTGGTCGGCGCGGTCCAGGCGAGCAAGGTCGGTGACCGGGTCGAGGTGCGGTACCAGCGCGGCGGCAACGAGAGCACGGTCACCGTCACGCTCACCGAGTCGTAG
- a CDS encoding sensor histidine kinase, with the protein MNAVGQAKGRIRAVPLRVKLVASVLALVAAALLVISISTTVFLRNYLENQVDNDLKAFNSTLSDVTNRLRPGMSAQFTLPSEYLVLIYGQGVVEPWYYNPNLEQNDLPPWPAEATGFNKPAGKPFTVRARDGHSRWRVTLVDLPDGRVAATAQHLTDVDRAVTRLVWIDLLVGGAVLVLLASIGAAIVRTSLKPLVEIERTAAAIAGGDLSRRVPDPEEGQLYATSELGRLSRALNAMLNQIEVAFTARAASEYAARSAEAGARDAALAAQASEARARRSEERMRQFVADASHELRTPLTTIRGFAELFRQGAAREPEQTAGLLRRIEDEAARMGLLVEDLLLLARLDRERPLVLAPVELPVLAGDAVQAARAIAPERRIELEIAAGSGPLVVLGDDARLRQIIGNLMTNALTHTPAEARVTLRLRAEPGNLAVVEVADTGPGLSAEQAERVFERFYRADAARTRRAGGVTGTGLGLAIVAALVAAHHGTVAVGNTPGGGATFRVTFPLAPTTDGDQE; encoded by the coding sequence GTGAACGCCGTCGGCCAGGCGAAGGGGCGAATCCGGGCGGTACCGCTGCGGGTCAAGCTCGTCGCCTCGGTCCTCGCCCTGGTCGCCGCCGCACTGCTGGTGATCAGCATCTCCACGACGGTCTTCCTGCGCAACTACCTGGAAAACCAGGTGGACAACGATCTCAAGGCGTTCAACTCGACGCTCTCGGACGTCACCAACCGGCTCCGGCCCGGGATGTCGGCGCAGTTCACGCTGCCCAGCGAGTACCTGGTACTGATCTACGGCCAGGGTGTCGTCGAGCCGTGGTACTACAACCCCAATCTCGAACAGAACGACCTGCCGCCGTGGCCGGCCGAGGCCACCGGCTTCAACAAGCCGGCCGGTAAGCCCTTCACGGTACGGGCCCGGGACGGCCACAGCCGGTGGCGGGTGACCCTCGTCGACCTGCCCGACGGTCGGGTCGCCGCCACCGCCCAGCACCTCACCGACGTGGACCGGGCCGTCACCCGGCTGGTCTGGATCGATCTGCTGGTCGGTGGGGCGGTGTTGGTGCTGCTCGCCTCGATCGGCGCGGCCATCGTCCGGACCAGCCTCAAGCCGCTTGTGGAGATCGAACGCACCGCCGCCGCCATCGCCGGCGGCGACCTCAGCCGCCGGGTGCCCGACCCGGAGGAGGGGCAGCTCTACGCCACCAGCGAGCTGGGCCGGTTGTCCCGGGCGTTGAACGCGATGCTGAACCAGATCGAGGTGGCCTTCACCGCCCGGGCCGCCTCGGAGTACGCCGCCCGTTCCGCCGAGGCCGGTGCCCGCGACGCCGCGCTGGCCGCGCAGGCCTCCGAGGCCCGGGCCCGCCGGTCGGAGGAGCGGATGCGGCAGTTCGTCGCGGACGCCTCGCACGAGCTGCGGACCCCGCTGACCACCATCCGGGGCTTCGCCGAGCTGTTCCGGCAGGGCGCGGCCCGGGAGCCGGAGCAGACCGCCGGCCTGCTGCGCCGGATCGAGGACGAGGCGGCCCGGATGGGGCTGCTGGTGGAGGACCTGCTGCTGCTGGCCCGGCTGGACCGGGAACGTCCGCTGGTGCTGGCGCCTGTGGAGTTGCCGGTGCTGGCCGGTGACGCGGTCCAGGCCGCCCGGGCGATCGCCCCGGAGCGGCGGATCGAGCTGGAGATCGCCGCCGGCTCCGGCCCGCTGGTGGTGCTCGGCGACGACGCCCGGCTGCGGCAGATCATCGGCAACCTGATGACCAACGCGCTCACCCACACCCCGGCCGAGGCCCGGGTGACCCTGCGGCTGCGCGCCGAGCCGGGGAACCTGGCCGTGGTGGAGGTCGCCGACACCGGGCCGGGGCTCTCCGCCGAACAGGCCGAACGGGTATTCGAACGCTTCTACCGGGCCGACGCCGCGCGGACCCGACGGGCCGGCGGGGTCACCGGTACCGGGCTGGGACTGGCCATCGTGGCGGCGTTGGTCGCGGCCCACCACGGCACGGTGGCGGTGGGGAACACCCCCGGCGGTGGTGCCACCTTCCGGGTCACGTTCCCGCTCGCGCCGACCACGGATGGTGATCAGGAGTGA
- a CDS encoding response regulator transcription factor, producing the protein MAATQTEARLLVVEDDPNILELLSASLRFAGFDVATATSGSAALNAAKDHRPDLVVLDVMLPDLDGFEVIRMLREGGTRTPVVFLTARDATDDKIRGLTLGGDDYVTKPFSLEELTARIRAVLRRTTTGEHAPSRLTFADLELDEETHEVHRAGQRVQLSPTEFKLLRYLMLNANRVLSKAQILDHVWNYDFRGDDNIVESYISYLRRKVDNTQPRLIHTLRGVGYVLRKPAA; encoded by the coding sequence ATGGCCGCTACCCAGACCGAGGCGCGACTGCTCGTCGTCGAGGACGACCCGAACATCCTCGAACTGCTCTCCGCGAGCCTACGGTTCGCGGGCTTCGACGTGGCCACCGCGACCAGCGGCAGCGCGGCCCTGAACGCCGCCAAGGACCACCGGCCCGACCTGGTGGTGCTCGACGTCATGCTCCCCGACCTGGACGGCTTCGAGGTCATCCGGATGCTGCGCGAGGGTGGCACGCGTACCCCGGTGGTCTTCCTGACCGCCCGGGACGCCACCGACGACAAGATCCGGGGTCTCACCCTGGGCGGCGACGACTACGTCACCAAGCCGTTCAGCCTGGAGGAGCTGACCGCCCGGATCCGGGCGGTGCTGCGGCGGACCACCACCGGCGAGCACGCCCCCTCCCGGCTCACCTTCGCCGACCTGGAGCTGGACGAGGAGACCCACGAGGTGCACCGGGCCGGTCAGCGGGTGCAGCTCTCGCCCACCGAGTTCAAGCTGCTGCGGTACCTGATGCTCAACGCCAACCGGGTGCTCTCCAAGGCGCAGATCCTCGACCACGTCTGGAACTACGACTTCCGGGGCGACGACAACATCGTCGAGTCGTACATCTCGTACCTGCGACGCAAGGTCGACAACACCCAGCCCCGGCTGATCCATACGCTGCGGGGGGTCGGTTACGTGCTGCGCAAGCCGGCGGCGTGA
- a CDS encoding ABC transporter ATP-binding protein, with amino-acid sequence MSDGQRSPTGTGQIVVAGLTKQYKNVRAVNDLSFTVEPGRVTGFLGPNGAGKTTTLRMLLNLVTPTSGSATIGGRRYADLTDPLRHVGAVLEASSAHKGRTGLNHLRVIAAAAGLPKQRADEVLAMVGLTPAAKRKFKGYSLGMKQRLGIAAAMLGDPRVLVLDEPANGLDPEGIRWMRGFLKTLATEGRTVLVSSHLLSEMQLLADDVVIIAAGQLVRQGPVDQVLGSMAQTARIRVRTPQAAELTKALREQAATVETDEQGTLLVAGVDAPTVGRAALGVQAELHELTTERPDLERVFLELTAGKAGIR; translated from the coding sequence ATGTCTGACGGGCAGCGAAGCCCCACCGGAACTGGCCAGATCGTGGTCGCCGGCCTGACGAAGCAGTACAAGAACGTACGGGCGGTAAACGATCTGTCGTTCACGGTCGAGCCGGGGCGGGTGACCGGCTTCCTCGGCCCGAACGGTGCCGGCAAGACCACCACGCTGCGGATGCTGCTGAACCTGGTCACCCCCACCTCGGGCTCGGCGACCATCGGCGGCCGGCGCTACGCCGACCTGACCGACCCGCTGCGGCACGTCGGGGCGGTGCTGGAGGCCTCCAGCGCGCACAAGGGCCGGACCGGGCTCAACCACCTGCGGGTGATCGCGGCGGCGGCCGGCCTGCCGAAGCAGCGCGCCGACGAGGTGCTCGCCATGGTGGGGCTGACCCCGGCGGCGAAGCGCAAGTTCAAGGGCTACTCGCTGGGCATGAAGCAGCGGCTGGGCATCGCCGCGGCGATGCTGGGCGACCCGCGGGTGCTGGTGCTCGACGAGCCGGCCAACGGGCTGGACCCGGAGGGCATCCGGTGGATGCGGGGCTTCCTCAAGACCCTCGCCACCGAGGGACGCACCGTGCTGGTCTCCAGCCACCTGCTCTCGGAGATGCAGCTGCTCGCCGACGACGTGGTGATCATCGCGGCCGGCCAGCTGGTCCGGCAGGGTCCGGTCGACCAGGTGCTCGGGTCGATGGCCCAGACCGCCCGGATCCGGGTCCGCACCCCGCAGGCGGCCGAACTGACCAAGGCGCTGCGTGAGCAGGCCGCCACGGTCGAGACCGACGAGCAGGGCACCCTGCTGGTCGCCGGGGTGGACGCCCCGACGGTCGGCCGGGCCGCCCTCGGCGTCCAGGCGGAACTGCACGAACTCACCACGGAACGGCCCGACCTGGAGCGGGTCTTCCTGGAGCTGACGGCCGGAAAGGCGGGCATCCGATGA
- a CDS encoding ABC transporter permease, with the protein MNLVRSELLKIRTTAAWLWMALGALAMTALAFAVNAWLAHTTLTGDTDMLGLPPEEAAAQQDVVGQAANIYTSGQYFGLLFVMLIGVLMVTNEFFHQTATTTFLSTPRRTNVILSKLVAASLIGFGFWLVTTVLDLVAGAVFLSANDFGTQLGEWDVQRALLLNLLAYAIWTILGIGVGTLITNQIGAVVTSAVVYLIGTQVAGLFFFLLSSWLESEAVLKWQVVLPSVASQVMVNSIESPMLPVWWVGALVLVGYAVVTGLVGILITRKRDIS; encoded by the coding sequence ATGAACCTCGTCCGATCCGAGCTGCTCAAGATCCGTACCACCGCGGCCTGGCTGTGGATGGCGCTGGGCGCCCTGGCGATGACGGCGCTGGCCTTCGCGGTCAACGCCTGGCTGGCGCACACCACCCTGACCGGGGACACCGACATGCTGGGGCTGCCTCCGGAGGAGGCGGCGGCCCAGCAGGACGTGGTGGGCCAGGCGGCGAACATCTACACCTCCGGTCAGTACTTCGGTCTGCTCTTCGTGATGCTGATCGGCGTGCTGATGGTCACCAACGAGTTCTTCCACCAGACGGCCACCACCACGTTCCTGTCCACCCCGAGGCGGACCAACGTCATCCTCAGCAAGCTGGTGGCGGCGAGCCTGATCGGCTTCGGCTTCTGGCTGGTCACCACGGTGCTCGACCTGGTCGCCGGCGCGGTGTTCCTGAGCGCCAACGACTTCGGCACCCAGCTCGGCGAGTGGGACGTGCAGCGGGCCCTGCTGCTCAACCTGCTGGCCTACGCGATCTGGACGATCCTCGGTATCGGGGTCGGCACGCTGATCACCAACCAGATCGGCGCGGTCGTCACCTCGGCCGTGGTCTACCTGATCGGTACCCAGGTGGCCGGCCTGTTCTTCTTCCTGCTCTCCAGCTGGCTGGAGAGCGAGGCGGTGTTGAAGTGGCAGGTGGTGCTGCCGTCGGTGGCGTCCCAGGTCATGGTCAACAGCATCGAGTCGCCGATGCTGCCGGTCTGGTGGGTGGGCGCCCTGGTGCTGGTCGGGTACGCGGTGGTCACCGGACTGGTCGGCATCCTGATCACCCGCAAGCGCGACATCTCCTGA